Proteins from a genomic interval of Helicobacter pylori Shi112:
- the tatB gene encoding Sec-independent protein translocase protein TatB: protein MFGMGFFEILVVLVVAIIFLGPEKFPQAVVDMVKFFRAVKKTLNDAKDTLDKEINIEEIKKETLEYQKLFENKVESLKGVKIEELEDAKVTAENEIKSIQDLMQDYQRSLETNTTPNHLSEEVSNEEALNKEVSSDESPKEVKLATDNNTKEHDKEKEHV from the coding sequence ATGTTTGGCATGGGCTTTTTTGAAATCCTTGTGGTGTTGGTTGTAGCGATTATTTTTTTAGGGCCAGAAAAATTCCCCCAGGCTGTCGTGGATATGGTGAAGTTTTTCCGCGCGGTTAAAAAAACGCTCAATGACGCTAAGGACACTTTGGATAAAGAAATCAATATTGAAGAAATCAAAAAAGAAACCCTAGAGTATCAAAAGCTCTTTGAAAACAAAGTGGAGAGTCTTAAGGGCGTTAAGATTGAAGAATTAGAAGACGCTAAAGTAACTGCAGAAAATGAGATTAAAAGCATTCAGGATTTGATGCAAGATTATCAACGCAGCTTAGAAACCAACACAACCCCTAACCATTTAAGCGAAGAAGTTTCCAATGAAGAAGCCCTAAATAAAGAGGTTTCAAGCGATGAATCTCCTAAAGAAGTCAAATTAGCAACCGATAACAACACCAAAGAACACGACAAAGAAAAAGAGCATGTTTGA
- a CDS encoding DNA cytosine methyltransferase, whose protein sequence is MLTYADLFAGIGGFRLALDSLGLKCVFSAENNPHAIAMYQANFDDDSTCDITLLNPNTMPNFDILCAGFPCQAFSVCGKQKGFEDTTRGTLFFDICRILKNKKPKIFILENVKNLLKHNKGNTLFVMLQALSNLGYSVSYQILNAKNFSVPQNRERIIIVGYLGSQVFDFNPIKTNPITDMQNFLDKSGHFEILEPYEYTLLDNQLLKRQNSGLIFCGYRNKKIRTKGTRENTEHLSRVHKQPNRIYHVKGIHPTIASQEQSGRYFIYTDNLVRKLTLNECFSFMGFPKDFKKIGTNSQLYERIGNSVCVPMIKAIMKEVLNQFYKQPLKENNMQNKILEFLEKIYKECVSLKNLDSLNLSKTQLQKAQMIVEKEETFKGVYTVLITSLVYKSNYHEQDIRFHQANMKNGYSGRSFDTKFITPFLKQKQFLGAMKESGWLTRSLEQNLPYTIDYPGKISSVSIKKAFLEILDDVEKNPNLSTPYLKALFYLSIREKTRKAIILVKPIIKESSYSIDFIINTLQKHFNYAYKSRGASILPVVALFSIYECLILELGRFTNKSLKPLDSHYSCDRSSGNAGDIVILDEQKQLFEVIEIKFNIAIDSIMLQDAYKKIAQTPIKRYYILSTLPIQNKTELQKIIDKIEHEHGCQVIVNGIYDTLKYYLRLIKNTEHFINNYLKNISQNTEINEEHKLAWNNIIDSKIN, encoded by the coding sequence TTGCTAACTTATGCAGATTTATTTGCAGGTATCGGTGGTTTTAGACTTGCTTTAGATTCTTTAGGGTTAAAATGTGTTTTTAGTGCAGAAAACAATCCCCATGCCATAGCCATGTATCAAGCAAATTTTGATGATGACTCCACTTGTGATATTACTCTTTTAAATCCAAACACTATGCCAAATTTTGATATTTTATGTGCTGGATTTCCTTGTCAAGCATTTTCAGTATGTGGTAAGCAAAAAGGCTTTGAAGATACAACAAGGGGAACATTATTTTTTGATATTTGTAGGATTTTAAAAAATAAGAAACCAAAGATTTTTATCTTAGAAAATGTAAAAAATCTCTTAAAACACAATAAGGGCAACACGCTATTTGTAATGTTACAAGCCCTTAGTAATTTAGGTTATAGCGTGAGTTATCAAATTTTAAACGCTAAAAATTTTTCAGTCCCACAAAATAGAGAAAGAATTATCATTGTAGGATATTTAGGCTCTCAAGTCTTTGACTTTAATCCTATTAAAACAAATCCTATTACTGACATGCAAAATTTTTTAGATAAGAGTGGTCATTTTGAGATTTTAGAACCTTATGAATACACTCTATTGGATAACCAGTTACTTAAGAGGCAAAATTCAGGACTTATTTTTTGTGGCTATCGTAATAAAAAAATCCGCACTAAAGGTACAAGAGAAAATACAGAACATTTAAGCAGAGTTCATAAACAGCCTAATAGGATTTATCATGTGAAGGGTATACACCCCACCATTGCTAGTCAAGAGCAAAGTGGTCGTTATTTCATTTATACGGATAATTTAGTAAGAAAATTAACTCTAAATGAATGTTTTTCTTTTATGGGGTTTCCTAAAGATTTCAAAAAAATAGGCACAAACTCACAGCTTTATGAACGCATAGGCAATAGCGTGTGTGTTCCTATGATTAAGGCTATCATGAAAGAAGTATTAAATCAATTTTACAAACAACCCCTTAAGGAAAATAATATGCAAAATAAAATTTTAGAATTTTTAGAAAAAATTTATAAAGAATGTGTGAGCTTAAAAAATTTAGACAGCTTGAATTTAAGCAAAACACAACTCCAAAAAGCTCAAATGATTGTTGAAAAAGAAGAAACTTTTAAGGGTGTTTATACGGTTTTAATCACAAGCTTAGTTTATAAAAGCAACTACCATGAGCAAGATATTAGGTTTCATCAAGCAAATATGAAAAATGGATATAGTGGTAGAAGTTTTGATACCAAATTTATCACGCCTTTTTTAAAGCAAAAGCAATTTCTAGGGGCTATGAAAGAAAGTGGGTGGCTTACAAGAAGTTTAGAACAAAATTTACCCTATACCATAGATTATCCAGGAAAAATTTCAAGCGTTTCTATTAAAAAAGCGTTTTTAGAAATTTTAGATGATGTAGAAAAAAATCCAAACTTATCTACACCATACTTAAAAGCTCTATTTTATTTAAGCATTAGAGAAAAAACGAGAAAGGCTATTATTCTTGTTAAGCCTATCATAAAAGAATCTAGCTATAGCATAGATTTTATCATCAATACACTACAAAAACATTTTAACTACGCTTATAAAAGTAGGGGGGCTTCTATATTGCCTGTAGTGGCTTTGTTTAGCATATATGAATGTTTAATCTTAGAGCTAGGGCGTTTTACTAATAAAAGCTTAAAGCCTTTAGATTCTCATTATAGTTGCGATAGAAGTAGTGGCAATGCTGGAGACATTGTAATTTTAGATGAACAAAAACAATTATTTGAAGTTATAGAAATTAAATTTAATATCGCTATAGATAGTATTATGCTACAAGACGCTTATAAAAAAATTGCTCAAACACCTATTAAGCGATACTACATTTTAAGCACTTTGCCCATTCAAAACAAAACAGAATTACAAAAGATTATAGATAAAATTGAGCATGAACATGGTTGTCAAGTAATTGTTAATGGAATTTATGATACCTTAAAATATTACTTGAGACTGATTAAAAACACGGAACATTTTATAAATAATTATCTTAAAAATATCTCGCAAAATACAGAAATCAATGAAGAGCATAAACTTGCATGGAATAATATTATTGATTCAAAAATAAACTAA
- the ruvB gene encoding Holliday junction branch migration DNA helicase RuvB, producing the protein MKERIVNLETLDFETSQEASLRPNLWEDYIGQEKIKSNLQVSICAAKKRQESLDHMLFFGPPGLGKTSISHIIAKEMETNLKITAAPMIEKSGDLAAILTNLQAKDILFIDEIHRLSPAIEEVLYPAMEDFRLDIIIGSGPAAQTIKIDLPPFTLIGATTRAGMLSNPLRDRFGMSFRMQFYNPSELALIIKKAAAKLNQDIKEESADEIAKRSRGTPRIALRLLKRVRDFALVKNSSLMDLNITLHALNELGVNELGFDEADLAYLSLLANAQGRPVGLNTIAASMREDEGTIEDVIEPFLLANGYLERTAKGRIATPKTHALLKIPTTTPTPASLF; encoded by the coding sequence ATGAAAGAACGGATAGTCAATTTAGAAACTTTGGATTTTGAAACTTCTCAAGAAGCGAGTTTGCGCCCTAATCTTTGGGAAGATTATATCGGTCAAGAAAAGATTAAAAGCAATTTGCAAGTTTCTATTTGCGCGGCTAAAAAACGCCAAGAAAGTTTGGATCACATGCTCTTTTTTGGCCCGCCCGGTTTGGGTAAAACTTCAATAAGCCATATCATCGCTAAAGAAATGGAAACCAATCTCAAAATCACCGCCGCTCCCATGATAGAAAAAAGCGGTGATTTGGCCGCCATTTTGACGAATTTGCAAGCTAAAGACATTCTTTTTATTGATGAAATCCACCGGCTTAGCCCAGCGATTGAAGAGGTTTTATACCCGGCTATGGAAGATTTCAGGTTGGATATTATCATAGGCTCAGGCCCGGCGGCTCAAACCATTAAAATTGATTTACCCCCTTTCACCCTCATCGGCGCTACCACCAGAGCCGGAATGCTCTCTAACCCCTTAAGAGACAGATTTGGCATGAGCTTTAGAATGCAATTTTATAACCCTAGCGAACTGGCTCTTATTATCAAAAAAGCCGCCGCCAAACTCAACCAAGACATCAAAGAAGAAAGCGCTGATGAAATCGCTAAAAGGAGTAGAGGCACGCCAAGGATTGCTTTAAGGCTTTTAAAAAGGGTGCGCGATTTTGCGTTAGTCAAAAATTCAAGCTTGATGGATTTAAACATCACTTTGCATGCTTTGAATGAATTAGGCGTGAATGAATTAGGCTTTGATGAAGCGGATTTGGCGTATTTGTCTTTGTTGGCTAACGCTCAAGGACGACCGGTGGGTTTGAACACGATTGCAGCATCTATGAGAGAAGATGAAGGCACGATTGAAGATGTGATTGAGCCTTTTTTACTCGCTAATGGTTATTTAGAGCGCACCGCTAAAGGCAGAATCGCCACGCCTAAAACCCATGCGCTTTTAAAAATCCCTACAACCACCCCTACTCCAGCAAGTCTATTTTAG
- the panB gene encoding 3-methyl-2-oxobutanoate hydroxymethyltransferase: MSMQTAPIKKITLNHLQAKKNQEKIIAITAYDALFAQIFDPLVDVILVGDSLNMSFFNQNDTLNASVGMMLYHTKAVCAGAKIPFIITDMPFGSYKDEKTALKNAIRVYKETQASAIKLEGGKEKAKLVKTLTDEGVIVVGHIGLMPQFVRLDGGYKIKGKNEEQQKKLLEDALSLEEAGAGLLVLEGITTPIAQKITQTIKIPTIGIGSGKDCDGQILVWSDMLGFFDSFKPKFVREYLKGKELVQNAIKQYADDVKKGNFPNELESYH, translated from the coding sequence ATGAGCATGCAAACCGCCCCAATTAAAAAAATCACTCTCAACCACCTCCAAGCTAAAAAAAATCAAGAAAAAATCATCGCTATCACCGCTTATGATGCGCTATTCGCTCAAATATTTGATCCGCTAGTGGATGTGATTTTAGTGGGCGATAGTTTGAATATGAGTTTTTTCAATCAAAACGACACTTTAAATGCGAGTGTGGGAATGATGCTCTATCACACCAAAGCCGTGTGCGCGGGTGCTAAAATTCCTTTTATCATCACAGACATGCCCTTTGGAAGCTATAAAGATGAAAAAACAGCCCTAAAAAACGCCATTAGAGTTTATAAAGAAACCCAAGCGAGCGCGATCAAACTGGAGGGAGGGAAAGAAAAAGCGAAACTGGTTAAAACGCTCACTGATGAGGGCGTTATCGTGGTAGGACACATCGGCTTAATGCCCCAATTCGTGCGTCTTGATGGAGGTTATAAGATTAAGGGCAAAAATGAAGAGCAACAAAAAAAACTTTTAGAAGACGCCTTGAGTTTAGAAGAAGCCGGTGCGGGTTTATTGGTTTTAGAGGGTATAACCACCCCTATCGCTCAAAAAATCACGCAAACAATCAAAATCCCCACGATCGGCATAGGGAGCGGTAAAGATTGCGACGGGCAGATTTTAGTGTGGAGCGATATGTTAGGCTTTTTTGATAGTTTTAAGCCTAAATTCGTGCGAGAATACCTTAAGGGGAAAGAATTGGTTCAAAACGCTATCAAACAATACGCTGATGATGTGAAAAAGGGAAACTTCCCTAACGAATTAGAAAGTTATCATTAA
- a CDS encoding outer membrane beta-barrel protein: MCSKKIKNLILCFGFILGLNAEENTAQENMTEENTPKDAPVLLEEKRTQTLEFEENKEAKKKIDEKSLLEEIHKKKRQLYMLKGELHEKNESILFQQMAKNKSGFFIGVILGDIGINAHPNARSYESFEPSSNIQASPLLYGLRSGYQKYFANGISALRFYGEYLGGAMKGFKSDSLASYQTASLNIDLLMDKPIDKEKRFALGIFGGVGVGWNGMYQNLKEIKGYSQPNAFGLVLNLGVSMTLNLKHRFELALKMPPLKEASQTFLYYFKSTNIYYISYNYLL, encoded by the coding sequence ATGTGTTCTAAAAAAATAAAAAATCTCATTTTATGCTTTGGTTTTATTTTAGGCTTGAATGCTGAAGAAAATACGGCTCAAGAGAATATGACTGAAGAAAATACCCCTAAAGACGCTCCCGTTCTTTTGGAAGAAAAACGCACCCAAACGCTAGAGTTTGAAGAAAACAAGGAAGCTAAAAAAAAGATTGATGAAAAAAGCCTGCTTGAAGAAATCCATAAGAAAAAACGCCAGCTTTACATGCTCAAAGGGGAATTGCATGAAAAAAATGAATCCATCTTATTCCAACAAATGGCTAAAAATAAGAGCGGTTTTTTTATAGGCGTAATTCTTGGCGATATAGGCATTAACGCTCATCCTAACGCTCGATCTTATGAGAGCTTTGAACCTTCAAGCAATATTCAAGCTTCTCCTTTGTTGTATGGCTTAAGGAGCGGGTATCAAAAGTATTTTGCTAACGGGATTAGCGCCTTACGCTTTTATGGGGAATATTTAGGGGGGGCGATGAAAGGGTTTAAAAGCGATTCTTTAGCTTCTTATCAAACCGCAAGCTTGAATATTGATCTGTTGATGGATAAGCCTATTGACAAAGAAAAAAGGTTTGCGTTAGGGATATTTGGAGGCGTTGGAGTGGGGTGGAATGGGATGTATCAAAATTTAAAAGAGATTAAAGGGTATTCACAGCCTAACGCTTTTGGGTTAGTGTTAAATTTAGGGGTGAGCATGACGCTTAACCTCAAACACCGCTTTGAATTAGCCTTAAAAATGCCTCCCTTAAAAGAAGCTTCGCAAACCTTTTTATATTATTTTAAAAGCACTAATATTTATTATATTAGTTACAACTATTTATTGTAA